One genomic region from Candidatus Coatesbacteria bacterium encodes:
- a CDS encoding NAD(P)H-hydrate dehydratase codes for MNTGRLGTAAPTGFSMACDAPLQGRDCNPARDEVGGFIPRPAQQGHLHATGRADTGETVQRWRRMDSPVKMTIEEKPSEERMRPVASTEEIRRLDRLTIEEDGLPGAALMENAGRAVAAAILERFPESRSGAIVILVGKGNNGGDGLVCARHLAGAGVEPLIFKLGDPAELSGEAALNWRVWTAGNRGARLIEGEEDLDELRRALAGARVVVDALLGVGVTGAPRGLFAPVIRAVNESEAYVIAVDVPSGLDAETGAAELAVDAELTLTFAAPKTGLFLPPGYRLTGEIITVPIGMLPERFAGLRTFYAEPGDAAPYFAPPPLDAHKGERGRVAALAGSRDYSGAAALVCLAASRSGAGLVNLCTTSGALNLIKQIMPGVTSTEVTGEAGRVSPFASEVILRTLNAADAAVVGPGLGNDVNVSKLLQAVLPHLEVAAVIDADGLNAADTELLSRVDPPHVLTPHPGEAGRLLGRSAAAVNADRLGAARELAELTGAVCLLKGYRSIVAAPDGTACFNTTGDWRMAVGGSGDVLAGVIGALLARGLEPFSAAVAAAYLHGLAGELAAGGCGDWSVAPTDILEHLPAAVAAARDAETLR; via the coding sequence ATGAACACCGGGCGGCTGGGGACAGCCGCTCCTACGGGGTTCTCGATGGCGTGCGACGCGCCCCTGCAGGGGCGGGATTGTAATCCAGCCCGCGACGAGGTCGGGGGATTCATCCCACGCCCCGCCCAACAGGGTCATCTACACGCAACGGGCCGCGCAGATACCGGTGAAACAGTGCAACGCTGGCGGCGAATGGACAGCCCTGTTAAAATGACAATCGAGGAGAAACCGTCGGAGGAACGCATGCGACCCGTAGCGAGCACCGAAGAGATCCGCCGGCTGGACCGCCTGACCATCGAAGAGGACGGGCTGCCCGGCGCGGCGTTGATGGAAAACGCGGGCCGGGCGGTTGCCGCCGCAATCCTCGAGCGCTTCCCCGAGTCGCGGTCGGGCGCGATCGTCATCCTGGTGGGCAAGGGCAATAACGGCGGCGACGGCCTGGTTTGCGCCCGGCATCTGGCCGGCGCCGGTGTCGAGCCGCTGATTTTCAAACTGGGAGACCCGGCGGAGCTGAGCGGGGAGGCGGCGCTCAACTGGCGGGTCTGGACGGCCGGGAACCGCGGCGCCCGGCTGATCGAGGGCGAAGAGGATCTGGACGAGCTGCGCCGGGCCCTGGCCGGGGCGCGCGTGGTGGTCGACGCCCTGCTGGGCGTCGGGGTGACGGGTGCGCCGCGGGGGCTGTTCGCCCCGGTCATCCGGGCCGTCAACGAGTCCGAGGCCTACGTTATCGCCGTCGATGTACCCTCGGGCCTGGACGCGGAAACGGGGGCGGCGGAGCTGGCCGTCGATGCCGAGTTGACGCTGACCTTCGCCGCGCCGAAGACGGGGCTCTTCCTGCCGCCGGGCTACCGCCTGACCGGGGAGATCATCACCGTGCCGATCGGGATGCTGCCGGAGCGCTTCGCCGGGCTGCGGACGTTCTACGCCGAGCCGGGGGACGCGGCGCCCTACTTCGCCCCGCCGCCCCTCGACGCCCACAAGGGCGAGCGCGGAAGGGTGGCCGCCCTGGCGGGCAGCCGGGATTATTCGGGGGCGGCGGCCCTGGTCTGCCTGGCGGCCTCGCGCTCCGGCGCCGGACTGGTCAACCTCTGCACCACCTCCGGGGCGCTGAACCTGATCAAGCAGATCATGCCGGGGGTGACCTCGACGGAGGTCACCGGCGAGGCGGGCCGGGTGTCGCCCTTCGCCTCGGAGGTGATCCTGCGGACGCTCAACGCCGCCGACGCCGCCGTCGTCGGTCCGGGGCTGGGCAACGACGTCAACGTCAGCAAGCTGCTGCAGGCCGTCCTGCCGCACCTCGAGGTGGCGGCGGTCATCGACGCCGACGGGCTCAACGCCGCCGATACCGAGCTGCTGTCCCGGGTCGATCCGCCCCACGTGCTGACACCGCACCCGGGGGAAGCCGGGCGACTGCTGGGGCGCAGCGCCGCCGCGGTCAACGCCGACCGCCTGGGCGCGGCGCGGGAGCTGGCCGAACTCACCGGCGCCGTCTGCCTGCTCAAGGGCTACCGCAGTATCGTCGCCGCCCCCGACGGCACGGCCTGCTTCAACACCACCGGGGACTGGCGGATGGCCGTCGGCGGTTCCGGCGACGTGCTGGCCGGCGTCATCGGCGCTCTGCTGGCCCGGGGCCTCGAGCCGTTCTCCGCCGCCGTCGCCGCCGCCTACCTCCACGGCCTGGCCGGCGAGCTGGCCGCGGGCGGCTGCGGCGACTGGAGTGTCGCCCCGACCGACATCCTCGAACACCTGCCCGCGGCCGTCGCCGCGGCGCGTGACGCGGAGACCCTCCGATGA
- a CDS encoding manganese efflux pump, with product MDALAVAVAAGVTLRRVDCRQTFRLGWHFGFFQALMTIVGWAVGLAVYRLIAALDHWVAFGLLLLIGGKMIVESRRGGAADGERWDYEPTRGWSLVLLSLATSIDALAAGLSLSLLGVSIWLPALVIGLVAGLFTVGGLHLGALIGRKTDLGRWAELAGGIVLVLIGVWVLYRHGVFC from the coding sequence ATGGACGCCCTGGCGGTGGCCGTCGCCGCCGGGGTGACCCTGCGGCGGGTCGATTGCCGCCAGACCTTCCGCCTGGGCTGGCATTTTGGTTTCTTCCAGGCCCTGATGACCATCGTCGGCTGGGCCGTCGGGCTGGCCGTCTACCGCCTGATCGCCGCCCTCGACCACTGGGTGGCTTTTGGCTTGCTGTTGCTGATCGGCGGCAAGATGATCGTCGAGTCCCGGCGCGGCGGCGCGGCCGACGGAGAGCGTTGGGATTATGAACCAACCCGGGGCTGGTCCCTGGTGCTGTTGTCGCTGGCCACCAGCATCGACGCCCTGGCGGCGGGCCTGAGTCTGTCGCTGCTCGGGGTGAGTATCTGGCTGCCGGCGCTGGTCATCGGGCTCGTCGCCGGTCTGTTCACCGTCGGGGGCCTTCACCTGGGGGCGCTGATCGGCCGGAAGACAGATCTGGGCCGCTGGGCCGAACTGGCCGGCGGCATCGTGCTGGTCTTGATCGGGGTCTGGGTGCTCTATCGGCACGGGGTGTTCTGCTGA
- the grpE gene encoding nucleotide exchange factor GrpE — protein MSDERTNEERPAAAADESVEQSGADQETAGSAEAAELAEKLAELNDRYLRLAAEFDNYRKRRADRDRQQRLSAFRELLESVLPAVDDLHRAVEHEAQDAETFRAGLHAVIDKLDHALANLGVERLKPLGEDFDPQLHECLATDDQTDAEPGTVTAVFADGYRLGDVLLRPAKVVIAQQSDENPTHADE, from the coding sequence ATGAGCGATGAACGCACCAACGAAGAGCGTCCCGCGGCCGCCGCCGACGAGTCGGTGGAACAAAGCGGCGCCGATCAGGAAACCGCAGGCTCCGCCGAAGCCGCCGAGCTGGCCGAGAAGTTGGCCGAGCTTAACGACCGCTACCTGCGCCTGGCCGCCGAGTTCGACAACTACCGCAAGCGCCGCGCCGACCGCGATCGCCAGCAACGGCTGAGCGCCTTCCGCGAGCTGCTGGAAAGCGTCCTGCCCGCCGTCGACGATCTGCACCGCGCCGTCGAGCACGAGGCCCAAGACGCCGAGACCTTCCGCGCGGGCCTTCACGCCGTCATCGACAAGCTGGACCACGCTCTGGCCAACCTGGGTGTCGAACGGCTGAAACCTCTCGGCGAGGACTTCGATCCCCAGCTTCACGAATGCCTGGCCACCGACGACCAGACCGACGCGGAGCCGGGTACCGTGACCGCCGTCTTCGCCGACGGCTACCGCCTGGGCGATGTGTTGCTGCGCCCGGCCAAGGTGGTCATCGCCCAGCAAAGCGACGAAAACCCGACCCACGCCGATGAGTAA
- a CDS encoding ATP-binding cassette domain-containing protein has product MRHGVVNKKTAGAGAGYCAADPAPPGRPACNNCDGPGGSPALSATPEKEKGVRMLKLQGISKSFGHRLVLDDLELEVGRRDHLALIGENGGGKSTLLKIISERLEPDAGTIHRAADVRIALLEQGAFAEEAPDDRRLLIRGLERLQPGLGRLWLRGLEGDTAAVDELVNRRGYERAERLIRLAGRLGLPEKRLDAPALELSGGELARFDLAVLLAAEPDLLLLDEPTNHLDLEGLRQAEALLAELDAAFIVVSHDRDFLDTVADETLELEDGGLRRYHGGYSAYRERRDAELAAAWEDFHQAKRERRKLLAGMNRRLGIVRTIEGQGGGFAGTAHANRRGSMYYDRKAAKLSKTVKVVQRRIAEIEQERLTPPKSYTLHIRPPLGPAARSGEVAAYARDLRFAHPGGPELFAGLDFTLYRGRRLRLAGPNGSGKSTLLRLLTGELQPTGGECGLGANVQAFHADQRTLGLPTDGTVWQTVRARTTAERREIRHLLARLLFTGESIHTPVSELSGGERARLFLALICLGGANLLLLDEPTAHLDLKSIEALEKALDAYEGSLLYISHDRAFGRRLGGRVLQPAPADRPVRHDSCT; this is encoded by the coding sequence ATGCGGCATGGGGTGGTAAACAAAAAAACCGCAGGGGCCGGCGCAGGTTATTGCGCCGCCGACCCGGCCCCGCCGGGTCGGCCGGCCTGCAATAACTGTGACGGCCCCGGGGGGAGCCCGGCGCTCAGCGCAACCCCGGAAAAGGAGAAAGGAGTGCGGATGCTGAAACTGCAAGGGATATCCAAGAGCTTCGGCCACCGTCTCGTGCTCGACGACCTGGAGCTGGAGGTCGGCCGCCGGGACCACCTGGCCTTGATCGGCGAGAACGGCGGCGGCAAATCGACCCTACTCAAAATTATCAGCGAGCGCCTGGAACCCGACGCCGGCACCATCCATCGGGCCGCCGACGTGCGGATCGCCCTGCTGGAACAGGGGGCCTTCGCCGAGGAAGCGCCCGACGATCGCCGGCTGCTGATCCGCGGCCTCGAGCGCCTGCAACCCGGCTTGGGCCGTTTATGGCTGCGCGGTCTGGAGGGCGACACCGCCGCCGTCGACGAACTGGTCAACCGTCGGGGTTATGAGCGCGCCGAGCGGCTGATCCGCCTGGCCGGGCGGCTGGGTCTGCCCGAGAAGCGCCTCGACGCCCCGGCGCTGGAGCTCTCCGGCGGAGAGCTGGCCCGTTTCGACCTGGCCGTCCTGCTGGCCGCCGAACCCGACCTGTTGCTGCTCGATGAACCGACCAACCACCTCGACCTCGAGGGCCTGCGCCAGGCCGAAGCCCTGCTGGCCGAACTCGACGCAGCCTTCATCGTGGTCAGCCACGATCGGGACTTCCTCGACACCGTGGCCGACGAAACCCTGGAGCTGGAAGACGGCGGACTGCGGCGCTACCACGGTGGCTACAGCGCCTACCGCGAGCGACGGGACGCCGAGCTGGCCGCCGCCTGGGAGGACTTCCACCAGGCCAAGCGCGAGCGGCGGAAGCTCCTGGCGGGGATGAACCGCCGCCTGGGCATCGTGCGCACCATCGAGGGCCAGGGCGGCGGCTTCGCCGGCACGGCTCACGCCAACCGCCGCGGCTCGATGTACTACGACCGCAAGGCCGCCAAGCTGAGCAAGACGGTCAAGGTCGTCCAGCGCCGCATCGCCGAGATCGAACAGGAACGCTTGACCCCGCCCAAGTCCTACACCCTGCACATCCGCCCGCCCCTGGGTCCGGCGGCCCGCTCGGGCGAGGTCGCGGCCTACGCCCGCGACCTGCGCTTCGCCCACCCCGGCGGCCCCGAACTCTTCGCCGGTCTGGACTTCACCCTCTACCGGGGCCGCCGGCTGCGCCTCGCCGGTCCCAACGGCAGCGGCAAGAGCACCCTGCTGCGCCTGCTGACCGGCGAGCTCCAGCCCACCGGCGGCGAGTGCGGCCTGGGCGCCAATGTCCAGGCCTTCCACGCCGATCAGCGGACCCTCGGCCTGCCCACCGACGGCACGGTCTGGCAGACCGTCCGCGCTAGAACGACGGCCGAGCGGCGGGAGATCCGGCACCTGCTGGCCCGCCTGCTGTTCACCGGTGAGAGCATCCACACCCCGGTCAGCGAACTCTCCGGGGGTGAGCGGGCCCGGCTGTTTCTGGCGCTGATCTGCCTCGGCGGGGCCAATCTGCTGCTCCTCGACGAGCCCACCGCCCACCTGGACTTGAAGAGCATCGAGGCCCTGGAGAAGGCCCTGGACGCCTACGAGGGCAGCCTGCTCTACATCAGCCACGACCGGGCCTTCGGGCGACGCCTCGGCGGCCGTGTTCTGCAACCCGCCCCAGCGGATCGACCAGTTCGGCACGATTCTTGCACATAA
- the dnaJ gene encoding molecular chaperone DnaJ — MCCCARPRWSSPSKATKTRPTPMSKDYYQILGIPEDASTEDVKRAYRELAKKYHPDRNKGDADAERRFKEVGEAYDVLKDPEKRKQYDTIRRYGGNWDPRTGGSGGARGGQGHGGFTWTRDFGGRGGFGAGGLGDLLGEMFGFGRSAGRNRAQPRSTTGEDLTLTVSVDFELAARGGKIRVKVPAGGQCPMCKGSGGKPGTDWGDCPQCNGSGRLTSGQGGFGISRTCPRCLGRGVVPTETCPKCNGTGRAPSDTAVAVKIPAGISEDQKIRLPGRGRPGRNGGPAGDLYIKVRVKPHPRFERRGVDVYTTEEIPLTTAVLGGEVCTATLHGEVCAKVPAGTQPGAKLRLKNKGIHNERSGRRGDHYVRLKVHLPRKLSVEQRKLFGKLAETL; from the coding sequence ATGTGTTGCTGCGCCCGGCCAAGGTGGTCATCGCCCAGCAAAGCGACGAAAACCCGACCCACGCCGATGAGTAAGGACTACTACCAGATTCTGGGCATTCCCGAGGACGCCTCGACGGAGGACGTCAAGCGCGCCTACCGCGAGCTGGCCAAGAAGTACCATCCCGACCGTAACAAGGGCGACGCCGACGCCGAGCGCCGCTTCAAGGAGGTCGGCGAGGCCTACGACGTCCTCAAGGACCCGGAGAAACGCAAGCAGTACGACACCATCCGCCGTTACGGCGGGAATTGGGACCCGCGGACGGGCGGTTCCGGCGGAGCCCGGGGCGGACAGGGCCACGGCGGCTTCACCTGGACCAGGGACTTCGGCGGCCGGGGCGGCTTCGGCGCCGGCGGACTGGGCGATCTGCTGGGCGAGATGTTCGGCTTCGGTCGCTCCGCCGGACGAAACCGCGCCCAACCGCGCAGCACCACCGGCGAGGACCTGACCCTGACCGTCAGCGTGGACTTCGAGCTGGCGGCCAGGGGGGGCAAGATCCGCGTCAAGGTCCCCGCGGGCGGCCAGTGTCCCATGTGCAAGGGCTCCGGCGGCAAACCCGGCACCGACTGGGGCGACTGCCCTCAGTGCAACGGCAGCGGCCGCTTGACCTCGGGCCAGGGCGGTTTCGGCATCAGCCGCACCTGCCCACGCTGCCTCGGTCGCGGCGTCGTGCCCACCGAGACCTGCCCCAAATGCAACGGCACCGGCCGGGCGCCCTCGGACACCGCCGTGGCGGTCAAGATCCCCGCCGGTATCAGCGAGGACCAGAAGATCCGCCTTCCCGGACGGGGCCGGCCCGGCCGCAACGGCGGTCCCGCCGGCGACCTCTATATCAAGGTCCGCGTCAAGCCCCATCCACGCTTCGAGCGTCGGGGTGTCGACGTCTACACCACCGAGGAGATCCCGCTGACCACCGCCGTCCTCGGCGGCGAGGTCTGCACCGCCACCCTCCACGGCGAGGTCTGCGCCAAGGTCCCCGCCGGCACCCAGCCCGGCGCCAAGCTGCGGCTGAAGAACAAGGGTATCCACAACGAGCGCAGCGGCCGCCGCGGCGACCACTACGTCCGGCTCAAGGTCCACCTGCCCAGGAAGCTCAGCGTCGAGCAACGCAAACTGTTCGGCAAGCTGGCCGAGACCTTGTAA